One genomic region from Populus nigra chromosome 8, ddPopNigr1.1, whole genome shotgun sequence encodes:
- the LOC133700944 gene encoding COP1-interactive protein 1-like, with the protein MTKKKHDFRESLKSFIGTHIDPEKDEQLKETKTEIDDKVKRILKLIKEEDLEERDGLSVENSRKEPLLELIEDVQKQYHLLYGQYDHLKGELRERVNGKHRKDTSSSSSSDSESDDSSKHKGSKNGRFESEKITDGIKQELEAANLDVAELRSKLRAASEERDALKWEHQTALNKIQEAEEIIRNLRLEVERSDAGKAQLLIENGELKQKLDSAGVIKAELNQRLEELNKEKDSLILEKEAAMRRIEESEKVREALKLPYETALIKIQEEEEVIRNLKIEAESSDTDKAQLLAENGGLKQKLDSAGMIEAELNQRLEELNKEKDSLILEREAAMRSIEESEKVREALKLQYETALIKIQEEEEVIRNLKIEAESSDTDKAQLLAENGGLKQKLDSAGVIEAELNQRLEELNKEKDSLILEKEAAMRRIEESEKVREALKLPYETALIKIQEEEEVIRNLKLEAECSDTDKARLLAENGELKQKLDSAGMIEAELNQRLEELNKEKNSLILEKETAMRSIEESEKIREALKLEYETALIKIEEEEEVIRNLKLEAESSDTDKARLLAENGELKQKLDAAGVIEAELNQRLEELNKKKDSLILEREAAMRSIEESEKIREALKLEYETALIKIQEEEEVIRNLKLEAESSDTDKTRLLAESGELKQKLDAAGVIEAELNQRLEELNKEKDSLILEKETAMRSIEESEKIREALKLEYETALIKIEEEEEVIRNLKLEAESSDTDKARLLAESGELKQKLDAAGVIEAELNQRLEELNKEKDSLILEREAAMRSIEESEKIREALKLEYETALIKIQEEEEVIRNLKLEAESSDTDKTRLLAESGELKQKLDAAGLIEAELNQRLEELNKEKNSLILEKEAAMRSIEESEKIREALTLEYETALIKIQEEEEVIRNLKLEVESSDNGKARLLAENGELKQKLDSAGVIEAELNQRLEELNKEKDGMILEKEAAMRSIEESEKIGEDLRILTDQLQEEKATTGQELEALKAELSIMKQQLESAEHQVAEFTNNLSVTKKENDSLTLKLSEISNEMEQAQNTIDGLVGESGHLKDKLGDREREYSSLAELHETHGNESSTRINGLEVQVRGLELELESSQARNRDLEVQIESKVAEAKQLGEQNQGLEARILELEMMSKVRGDELSALMKKLEENYNKSFSRTESLTVQVDTLLADFKSIHAQKAELEEQMVSRGNEASTRVEGLIDQVNLLQQQLESLHSQKVELEVQLENKTLEISEYRILIENLKEEIASKTEDQQRVLAEKESYSARINDLELEVETLCNQKTDLGEQISTETKEKERLGEEMVRFQEKILEMEKTQTEREFELSALQERHTNGEIEASAQIMALTEQVNNLHQELDSLQTEKNQMQLQLEKEKEEFSENLTEMENQKSELVSQIAEHRRMLDEQEEAHKKLNEEHKQVEGWFQECKLSLAVAERKVQDMAEEFQKHLGSRDQMVEQLEEMIEDLKRDLEVKGDELNTLVENVRNIEVKLRLSNQKLRVTEQLLTENEDTFRKAEEKYQQEQRVLEERVAVLSGIITANNEAYHSMVADISEKVNNSLLGLDALTMKFEEDCNRYENCILVVSKEILIAKNWFVDTNNENEKLRKEVGNLVVQLQDIKERESALKEKVEQLEVKVSKEGVEKENLTKAINQLEKKVVALETMMKEKDEGILDLGEEKREAIRQLCIWIEYHQSRYDYLREMLSKMPIRGQRAS; encoded by the exons atgacaaaaaaaaagcacgATTTCCGTGAATCATTAAAATCCTTCATTGGAACTCACATTGATCCGGAGAAAGATGAACAgctaaaagaaactaaaacag AAATTGATGACAAGGTAAAAAGGATCTTGAAGCTTATCAAAGAGGAAGATCTTGAAGAACGAGATGGCCTCTCAGTAGAAAACTCCAGAAAAGAGCCTCTTCTTGAGCTAATTGAGGATGTCCAGAAACAGTACCATTTGCTCTATGGACAATATGATCATCTGAAGGGAGAGCTGAGAGAGAGAGTTAATGGCAAACATAGAAAAGATACCTCATCTTCATCTAGCTCAGACTCAGAATCTGATGATTCTTCTAAGCACAAAGGCAGTAAAAATGGTCGTTTTGAAAGTGAAAAGATAACAGATGGCATAAAGCAAGAACTTGAAGCAGCGAATCTAGACGTTGCTGAACTGAGGAGTAAGTTGAGAGCTGCAAGTGAGGAAAGGGATGCTTTAAAGTGGGAACATCAAACAGCTTTGAACAAGATACAAGAAGCAGAAGAAATCATCAGAAATTTGAGGCTTGAAGTTGAACGATCAGATGCTGGCAAAGCACAACTTTTGATTGAGAATGGAGAACTGAAGCAAAAACTAGATTCTGCTGGCGTGATAAAAGCAGAACTGAATCAAAGACTGGAGGAACTGAACAAAGAGAAAGATAGCCTGATTTTGGAGAAAGAGGCTGCCATGAGAAGGATTGAAGAGAGTGAGAAGGTCAGGGAAGCTTTGAAGTTGCCATATGAGACAGCTTTGATCAAGAttcaagaagaagaggaggtcATCAGAAATTTGAAGATTGAAGCTGAAAGTTCAGACACTGATAAAGCACAGCTTTTGGCTGAGAATGGGGGACTGAAGCAAAAACTAGATTCTGCTGGCATGATAGAAGCAGAACTGAATCAAAGACTGGAGGAACTGAACAAAGAGAAAGATAGCCTGATTTTGGAGAGAGAGGCTGCCATGAGAAGCATTGAAGAGAGTGAGAAGGTCAGGGAAGCTTTGAAGTTGCAATATGAGACAGCTTTGATCAAGAttcaagaagaagaggaggtcATCAGAAATTTGAAGATTGAAGCTGAAAGTTCAGACACTGATAAAGCACAGCTTTTGGCTGAGAATGGGGGACTGAAGCAAAAACTAGATTCTGCTGGCGTGATAGAAGCAGAACTGAATCAAAGACTGGAGGAACTGAACAAAGAGAAAGATAGCCTGATTTTGGAGAAAGAGGCTGCCATGAGAAGGATTGAAGAGAGTGAGAAGGTCAGGGAAGCTTTGAAGTTGCCATATGAGACAGCTTTGATCAAGAttcaagaagaagaggaggtcATCAGAAATTTGAAGCTTGAAGCTGAATGTTCAGACACTGATAAAGCACGACTTTTGGCTGAGAATGGGGAACTGAAGCAAAAACTAGATTCTGCTGGCATGATAGAAGCAGAACTGAATCAAAGACTGGAGGAACtgaacaaagagaaaaatagcCTGATTTTGGAGAAAGAGACTGCCATGAGAAGCATTGAAGAGAGTGAGAAGATCAGAGAAGCTTTGAAGCTGGAATATGAGACAGCTTTGATCAAGatagaagaagaggaggaggtcATCAGAAATTTGAAGCTTGAAGCTGAAAGTTCAGACACTGATAAAGCACGACTTTTGGCTGAGAATGGGGAACTGAAGCAAAAACTAGATGCTGCTGGCGTGATAGAAGCAGAACTGAATCAAAGACTGGAGGAACTGAACAAAAAGAAAGATAGCCTGATATTGGAGAGAGAGGCTGCCATGAGAAGCATTGAAGAGAGTGAGAAGATCAGGGAAGCTTTGAAGTTGGAATATGAGACAGCTTTGATCAAGAttcaagaagaagaggaggtcATAAGAAATTTGAAGCTTGAAGCTGAAAGCTCAGACACTGATAAAACCCGACTTTTGGCTGAGAGCGGGGAACTGAAGCAAAAACTAGATGCTGCTGGCGTGATAGAAGCAGAACTGAATCAAAGACTGGAGGAACTGAACAAAGAGAAAGATAGCCTGATTTTGGAGAAAGAGACTGCCATGAGAAGCATTGAAGAGAGTGAGAAGATCAGAGAAGCTTTGAAGCTGGAATATGAGACAGCTTTGATCAAGatagaagaagaggaggaggtcATCAGAAATTTGAAGCTTGAAGCTGAAAGCTCAGACACTGATAAAGCACGGCTTTTGGCTGAGAGCGGGGAACTGAAGCAAAAACTAGATGCTGCTGGCGTGATAGAAGCAGAACTGAATCAAAGACTGGAGGAACTGAACAAAGAGAAAGATAGCCTGATTTTGGAGAGAGAGGCTGCCATGAGAAGCATTGAAGAGAGTGAGAAGATCAGGGAAGCTTTGAAGTTGGAATATGAGACAGCTTTGATCAAGAttcaagaagaagaggaggtcATCAGAAATTTGAAGCTTGAAGCTGAAAGCTCAGACACTGATAAAACCCGACTTTTGGCCGAGAGCGGGGAACTGAAGCAAAAACTAGATGCTGCTGGCTTGATAGAAGCAGAACTGAATCAAAGACTGGAGGAACtgaataaagagaaaaatagccTGATTTTGGAGAAAGAGGCTGCCATGAGAAGCATTGAAGAGAGTGAGAAGATCAGGGAAGCTTTGACGTTGGAATATGAGACAGCTTTGATCAAGAttcaagaagaagaggaggtcATCAGAAATTTGAAGCTCGAAGTTGAAAGCTCAGACAATGGTAAAGCACGACTTTTGGCTGAGAATGGAGAACTGAAGCAAAAACTAGATTCTGCTGGTGTGATAGAAGCAGAACTGAATCAAAGACTGGAGGAACTGAACAAAGAGAAAGATGGCATGATTTTGGAGAAAGAGGCTGCCATGAGAAGCATTGAAGAGAGTGAGAAGATTGGAGAAGACTTAAGAATCTTGACTGATCAGCTGCAAGAAGAAAAAGCTACCACAGGGCAAGAGCTAGAAGCTCTTAAAGCAGAACTTTCTATCATGAAGCAACAGCTGGAATCTGCAGAACATCAAGTTGCAGAATTTACCAATAATCTGAGTGTCACCAAGAAGGAGAATGATTCTCTTACCTTGAAATTATCTGAAATCTCAAATGAGATGGAGCAGGCACAAAACACGATTGATGGACTCGTAGGTGAATCGGGTCACTTAAAGGATAAATTGGGTGACAGGGAAAGGGAGTACTCATCTCTTGCAGAGCTGCACGAGACACATGGGAATGAATCATCAACTCGGATAAATGGATTGGAGGTACAAGTAAGAGGTCTGGAGCTGGAGCTGGAATCATCGCAAGCCCGGAATAGAGATCTTGAGGTGCAGATTGAAAGCAAGGTGGCTGAAGCAAAGCAACTGGGAGAACAGAATCAGGGATTAGAAGCCCGGATTTTGGAACTTGAAATGATGTCAAAAGTGAGAGGGGATGAACTTTCTGCTCTCATGAAGAAACTCGaggaaaattataataaatcattCTCTAGAACAGAGAGTTTGACAGTGCAGGTCGATACTCTGCTAGCAGACTTCAAATCTATTCATGCCCAGAAAGCAGAATTGGAGGAACAGATGGTAAGTAGAGGTAATGAAGCATCAACTCGAGTTGAGGGGCTTATTGATCAGGTCAACTTGTTACAACAACAACTGGAGTCTCTACACAGCCAGAAAGTTGAACTTGAAGTGCAACTCGAGAATAAAACTCTAGAAATTTCAGAATATCGAATTCTGATAGAAAATTTGAAAGAGGAGATAGCAAGCAAGACTGAAGATCAACAAAGAGTCCTGGCAGAAAAAGAAAGTTACTCAGCACGAATCAATGATCTGGAACTAGAGGTGGAGACTCTGTGCAACCAGAAAACTGATCTTGGGGAGCAAATAAGTACTGAAACCAAGGAAAAGGAGCGATTGGGAGAGGAAATGGTGAGATTTCAAGAAAAGATCCTTGAAATGGAAAAAACACAAACAGAGAGAGAGTTTGAGTTATCTGCCCTCCAGGAGAGACATACAAATGGGGAGATTGAAGCTTCTGCTCAGATAATGGCTTTAACGGAACAGGTCAACAATCTGCATCAGGAATTGGATTCTTTGCAGACTGAGAAAAACCAAATGCAATTGCAGcttgaaaaagagaaagaagaatttTCAGAAAACCTGACCGAAATGGAAAATCAGAAATCTGAGCTCGTGAGCCAGATTGCAGAGCATCGGAGAATGCTGGATGAACAGGAGGAGGCACACAAAAAGCTAAATGAGGAGCATAAGCAAGTTGAAGGCTGGTTTCAGGAGTGCAAGTTGAGTCTTGCAGTAGCAGAAAGGAAAGTTCAAGACATGGCAGAAGAATTCCAAAAGCATTTGGGTTCTAGAGATCAGATGGTAGAGCAGTTGGAAGAAATGATTGAGGACCTGAAGAGAGATCTTGAAGTAAAAGGAGATGAACTTAACACCTTGGTCGAGAATGTGCGAAATATAGAAGTTAAGCTCCGGCTGTCAAACCAGAAGCTCCGTGTCACGGAACAATTACTAACAGAGAATGAAGACACCTTTAGAAAAGCGGAAGAGAAGTATCAACAAGAACAGAGAGTGCTTGAAGAAAGGGTTGCTGTATTGTCCGGGATAATCACCGCAAATAATGAAGCTTATCACAGTATGGTTGCAGATATCTCAGAAAAAGTAAACAATTCGTTGTTAGGACTGGATGCTTTGACCATGAAGTTTGAAGAAGATTGTAACAGGTATGAGAACTGTATTTTGGTAGTTTCAAAGGAGATTCTGATTGCGAAGAATTGGTTTGTGGACACAAATAATGAAAACGAAAAATTGAGAAAGGAAGTAGGTAATTTAGTTGTGCAGCTACAAGATATAAAAGAACGTGAATCGGCATTAAAGGAGAAGGTTGAGCAATTAGAGGTCAAGGTGAGCAAGGAAGGAGTGGAGAAGGAGAATTTGACCAAAGCTATCAACCAACTGGAGAAAAAGGTGGTAGCATTGGAGACGatgatgaaagaaaaggatgagGGGATATTAGACCTCGGAGAGGAGAAGAGGGAAGCAATAAGGCAGCTATGCATATGGATTGAATATCACCAAAGCCGCTATGATTATCTCAGGGAGATGCTCTCAAAAATGCCCATTAGAGGCCAGAGGGCATCTTAG